In a single window of the Rhizobium rhizogenes genome:
- a CDS encoding ABC transporter permease gives MFLLSFLMRRLLQGGLIILLVIFIIFTLLRVVPGDPARLIVGGMAPDAVVAMKAKELGLDRAIPLQFVSYLGHLATGDLGTSFVRPKSGASLAGSAYNDPTREERAKVLDLILDTLPMTLQLAAVALVIALLVAVPLGLAGGLYQGRWPDKLALALGSIFVSTPNFWLGIVLTLFLSVKLRLLPAIGYNGFEYTILPAIVLAVEIAPFILRTLTVSVAQVLREDFIQLAAVRGLSRGRTIFSHVLGNSAVPLINLLGVQLGMLLGGVLVVEFIFDYPGLGLLTINAVQQRDFPLIQGVAIFISVMFVVINILVDLIAMTIDPRLEY, from the coding sequence ATGTTCCTTCTATCATTCCTGATGAGACGGCTTCTGCAGGGGGGCCTGATCATCCTTCTCGTCATATTCATCATCTTCACGCTGTTGCGTGTGGTGCCGGGTGACCCCGCGCGCCTTATCGTCGGCGGCATGGCCCCTGATGCGGTCGTGGCGATGAAGGCAAAGGAACTTGGTCTCGATCGGGCCATCCCGCTGCAATTCGTCTCCTATCTTGGCCATTTGGCGACCGGCGATCTTGGCACGTCGTTCGTCAGGCCGAAGAGCGGGGCGAGCCTGGCCGGCTCGGCCTATAACGACCCGACACGCGAAGAGCGGGCGAAGGTCCTAGATCTCATTCTCGATACACTCCCGATGACCCTGCAGCTCGCAGCCGTCGCACTGGTCATCGCGTTGCTCGTTGCTGTTCCGCTCGGCCTTGCCGGCGGGCTCTATCAGGGTCGCTGGCCCGACAAACTCGCGCTCGCATTGGGGTCGATCTTCGTCTCGACCCCGAACTTCTGGCTGGGCATCGTGCTGACGCTCTTTCTGTCGGTGAAGCTCAGGCTTCTGCCCGCGATCGGCTACAACGGCTTCGAATACACCATTCTGCCCGCGATCGTGCTCGCGGTGGAGATTGCGCCGTTCATCCTGCGTACGTTGACCGTTTCTGTCGCTCAGGTGTTGCGCGAAGACTTCATTCAGCTTGCTGCTGTTAGAGGCCTGAGCCGCGGGCGCACGATCTTCTCGCATGTGCTGGGCAATTCCGCGGTCCCGTTGATCAACTTGCTGGGTGTGCAACTCGGCATGCTTCTGGGCGGCGTCCTCGTGGTCGAGTTCATCTTCGACTATCCGGGCCTTGGGCTCCTGACGATCAATGCCGTTCAACAGCGCGACTTTCCGCTCATCCAGGGCGTCGCGATCTTCATTTCCGTGATGTTCGTGGTGATCAACATCCTGGTCGATCTTATCGCGATGACCATCGATCCGAGACTGGAATACTGA
- a CDS encoding ABC transporter substrate-binding protein — protein sequence MEFNRRSLLKSSALAGIALGMPILNTKFLVNPANAAENKVLKFLSAETLTGNWDPSSHTTLAQINLESFVFGYLTRAPMTPEKPDELVMELATEMKLIDEHTLEFKLREGVTFHDGKPFRAEDVKATFEYASRPDRPAAWYPGPCEVEVVSDYVARVKTDKAGYPASLFWFLSSFLPIMSAKDVADPKTLSARPNGTGGFKFVKQDGNTTVLEAFDNFYLGKPTIPGLHFSFVGDATTRTLALLNGEADLIERLEAEQVETIEKTGGFQLHKAISVENKYLWFRCSKPPFNDWRLRRAVCHAIDRSVIDDILGVSGHASNCYVSPVKFGYVDIPNYPKFDPDQCQKLLAEAGFPKGEGLPELEYITSVGFYPKTKEYAEAITAMLQEQGFPVKLNVMEVAAWGDALYDRPGGGPGHMIDCGWSTGSPEPDLVLRTHFHSTTHRICGIQDPEIDAALDKERNASKPEERKKVIQTELMPLLAEKTPSFSLFTSVFIHGMRDGLSGLYIYPNGMMDANKATLA from the coding sequence ATGGAGTTCAATAGAAGATCGCTCTTAAAGAGTTCGGCGCTTGCGGGCATCGCACTTGGCATGCCTATCCTCAATACTAAGTTCCTGGTCAACCCGGCCAATGCCGCGGAAAACAAGGTCCTTAAATTTCTCTCGGCCGAAACTCTGACCGGCAACTGGGATCCGTCTTCTCACACGACGCTGGCGCAGATCAACCTTGAGAGCTTTGTGTTCGGTTATCTAACCCGCGCACCGATGACGCCGGAAAAGCCTGACGAGCTCGTCATGGAACTGGCGACCGAGATGAAGCTGATCGACGAGCACACGCTCGAATTCAAGCTGCGCGAAGGCGTCACCTTCCACGACGGCAAGCCGTTCAGGGCCGAAGACGTCAAGGCGACATTCGAGTATGCAAGTCGCCCCGACCGACCGGCCGCCTGGTATCCCGGTCCCTGTGAAGTCGAAGTCGTCAGCGATTACGTCGCGCGCGTCAAGACCGACAAGGCCGGCTACCCCGCAAGCCTTTTCTGGTTCCTGTCCTCCTTCCTGCCGATCATGTCGGCAAAGGACGTCGCCGACCCGAAGACGCTCTCTGCCCGGCCGAACGGCACCGGTGGTTTCAAGTTCGTCAAGCAGGACGGCAACACGACCGTTCTCGAGGCCTTCGACAATTTCTACCTCGGCAAGCCGACGATTCCCGGACTGCATTTCAGCTTCGTCGGCGATGCGACGACCCGGACACTGGCGCTTCTGAATGGCGAGGCCGACCTTATCGAACGCCTTGAAGCCGAACAGGTCGAAACGATCGAAAAGACCGGCGGCTTCCAGCTTCACAAGGCGATCTCGGTCGAGAACAAGTATCTTTGGTTCCGTTGCTCGAAGCCGCCCTTCAACGACTGGAGACTGCGTCGCGCCGTGTGCCACGCGATCGACCGGTCGGTGATCGACGATATTCTCGGCGTTTCCGGTCACGCGTCGAACTGCTACGTGTCTCCGGTCAAGTTCGGCTATGTCGATATCCCGAACTATCCGAAGTTCGATCCGGACCAGTGCCAGAAGCTTTTGGCGGAAGCCGGCTTCCCGAAGGGCGAAGGTCTGCCCGAACTCGAATACATCACGTCGGTCGGCTTCTACCCGAAGACCAAGGAATATGCCGAGGCCATCACGGCGATGCTTCAGGAACAGGGCTTCCCCGTCAAGCTCAACGTCATGGAAGTCGCGGCCTGGGGTGACGCGCTCTACGATCGTCCCGGCGGCGGGCCCGGTCATATGATCGACTGCGGCTGGTCGACGGGTTCGCCGGAACCCGATCTGGTGCTGAGGACCCATTTCCACTCGACGACGCACCGCATCTGCGGCATCCAGGATCCGGAAATCGATGCTGCCCTCGACAAAGAGCGCAACGCCTCAAAGCCCGAGGAACGCAAGAAGGTCATTCAGACCGAGCTGATGCCGTTGCTGGCGGAGAAGACGCCATCATTTTCTCTCTTCACGTCCGTTTTCATCCACGGCATGCGTGATGGCCTGAGTGGTCTCTACATCTACCCGAATGGTATGATGGACGCCAACAAGGCGACATTGGCCTGA
- a CDS encoding ABC transporter permease, whose translation MTDIVELSATERTVVKRGTTPTRRMLQIAVGRLDFRIGLIGFGLLLGLAILLPFVSSVDPLKMAYSHKFIPPFPSEGWQWPYVLGTDQLGRDVLMRCLVGLCYSLFIGVTTVVLMFIVGCSLGLLAGFRGGWLDTVIMRLTDAQLSIPMIILAITILGVSRPTVPAIILVLGLSGWPLYARVARSVALGERNRGYVLGERVLGASDLRIMLLFVAPVVLPPIAFVAVLDIARMMIFESILGFLGLGVQPPTPTFGNVIADSRKYLLNAWWIATMPGLFLLISLTCLNLMGSALERARNAVLRGDA comes from the coding sequence ATGACCGATATCGTAGAATTGAGCGCCACCGAGCGCACCGTCGTCAAGCGCGGCACCACACCGACCAGACGCATGTTGCAAATTGCCGTGGGGCGCCTCGACTTTCGCATTGGCCTCATCGGCTTCGGATTGCTGCTTGGACTTGCGATTCTCCTGCCATTTGTCAGTTCGGTTGATCCGCTCAAGATGGCCTACAGCCACAAGTTTATTCCGCCATTCCCTTCCGAGGGCTGGCAATGGCCTTATGTGCTCGGTACCGATCAACTCGGCCGTGACGTTCTGATGCGCTGTCTCGTCGGACTGTGTTATTCGCTGTTCATCGGCGTGACGACCGTGGTTCTGATGTTCATCGTCGGCTGCAGTCTCGGTCTTCTTGCCGGTTTTCGTGGTGGTTGGCTCGATACGGTCATCATGCGGCTGACCGATGCTCAGCTGTCAATTCCGATGATCATTCTTGCCATCACCATTCTCGGCGTGTCACGCCCGACCGTGCCTGCGATCATCCTCGTGCTTGGCCTCTCCGGCTGGCCGCTCTATGCCCGCGTCGCGAGATCCGTGGCGCTCGGCGAACGCAATCGCGGCTATGTTCTCGGTGAGAGGGTTCTCGGTGCCTCGGACCTTCGCATCATGCTGTTGTTTGTGGCGCCTGTCGTTCTGCCTCCGATCGCCTTCGTCGCTGTGCTCGATATCGCCCGCATGATGATCTTCGAGTCGATCCTCGGCTTTCTCGGTCTCGGGGTTCAGCCGCCGACACCGACATTCGGCAACGTGATCGCGGATTCACGAAAGTATCTGCTGAACGCATGGTGGATCGCGACGATGCCCGGTCTGTTCCTGCTGATATCGCTGACCTGCCTCAATCTGATGGGTTCGGCGTTGGAGCGCGCGCGCAATGCGGTTCTGAGAGGGGATGCGTAA
- the eutC gene encoding ethanolamine ammonia-lyase subunit EutC codes for MSWGRDPFERFRHSTRARIGLGRAGDALPTSAILDFQLAHAKARDAVHGQVDFVALAKQLAPVSTIRIRSCATDRTIYLSRPDLGRQPLAADLPMPGDSHDIAFVIADGLSASAVERHAVPLFKACMKRLGGFSVAPVILGEQARVAFGDEAAAAFGAEVAIVLIGERPGLSVPDSLGAYITFRPQAGRRDSERNCISNIHADGLGYEIAADKIAWIVREALRLQLSGVALKEGAESSAKISSNPGQE; via the coding sequence ATGAGTTGGGGTCGAGACCCGTTTGAGCGCTTCCGCCATTCGACACGCGCCCGGATTGGACTCGGTAGAGCGGGCGACGCGTTGCCGACCTCGGCAATTCTGGATTTCCAGCTGGCCCATGCGAAGGCCAGGGACGCCGTGCACGGTCAAGTGGATTTTGTCGCCCTCGCCAAGCAGCTTGCACCGGTATCAACGATCCGGATCAGGTCCTGCGCCACGGATCGTACCATCTACTTGTCGCGCCCGGATCTGGGTCGCCAGCCGCTTGCAGCCGATCTTCCAATGCCAGGGGATAGCCATGACATCGCGTTCGTCATCGCGGACGGGCTTTCCGCCTCGGCGGTCGAGCGTCATGCCGTTCCGCTTTTCAAGGCATGCATGAAGCGTCTTGGCGGCTTCAGTGTCGCCCCGGTGATTTTGGGCGAACAGGCGCGGGTAGCATTCGGCGACGAGGCGGCGGCGGCGTTCGGTGCGGAGGTTGCAATCGTCCTGATCGGCGAGAGACCGGGGTTAAGCGTGCCTGACAGTCTGGGTGCCTACATCACCTTCCGCCCCCAGGCAGGACGGCGCGACAGCGAGCGTAACTGCATTTCGAATATTCACGCCGACGGGCTCGGCTACGAGATTGCCGCGGATAAGATCGCCTGGATCGTCCGGGAGGCGCTGCGCTTGCAGTTGAGCGGTGTGGCGCTTAAGGAGGGTGCCGAGAGTTCGGCAAAAATCTCTTCGAACCCTGGGCAAGAATGA
- a CDS encoding N-formylglutamate amidohydrolase encodes MGKLSLLAPGESAIAIENKAALGKFVIVCEHASHLIPPSLGDLGLDASARSSHIAWDPGALELARYLSSSLDAVLYYQRFSRLVYDCNRPPEAVSAIVGKSEIYDVPGNQSMPEADRLTRINEIYLPFRDGLSEILASRKAQGRGTMLVTVHSFTPVYFGKKREVEIGILHDSDTTLADAILAEFEGADRKYVVMRNQPYGPADGVTHTLVEHGIANGIPNVMIEVRNDLLVAADDQAAVGSYLSRLIGKAASTVKAGQTVS; translated from the coding sequence ATGGGTAAATTGTCGTTGCTCGCCCCTGGCGAGTCTGCAATCGCGATCGAAAACAAGGCCGCGCTCGGCAAGTTTGTAATCGTATGCGAGCATGCTTCACACCTGATCCCGCCTTCACTCGGCGACCTCGGCCTTGATGCGTCTGCGCGTTCAAGTCATATCGCCTGGGATCCGGGCGCCCTGGAACTCGCACGATATCTTTCGTCATCTCTCGATGCGGTCCTCTATTACCAGCGCTTTTCGCGGCTCGTTTACGACTGCAATCGCCCGCCGGAGGCAGTGTCTGCAATTGTTGGCAAAAGCGAGATCTATGACGTTCCGGGAAATCAGAGCATGCCGGAAGCAGATCGCCTGACGCGGATCAACGAGATTTATCTACCCTTTCGTGATGGACTGTCCGAAATTCTCGCCTCTCGCAAGGCCCAGGGGCGCGGGACGATGCTCGTCACAGTCCATAGTTTCACCCCCGTCTATTTCGGCAAGAAGCGCGAGGTCGAGATCGGGATATTGCACGACAGCGACACGACGCTCGCAGATGCAATTCTCGCGGAATTCGAAGGGGCCGATCGCAAGTATGTCGTCATGCGCAACCAGCCATACGGTCCAGCCGATGGGGTCACGCACACGCTCGTCGAGCACGGCATCGCGAACGGTATTCCAAATGTCATGATAGAGGTGAGAAATGACCTCCTGGTGGCCGCGGATGACCAAGCTGCGGTTGGCAGCTATCTCTCCAGGCTCATTGGAAAGGCAGCCTCGACAGTGAAGGCCGGGCAAACGGTCAGTTGA
- a CDS encoding amidase produces MDFSVLSLSSAIVSGKLTSEALVQECLARIARLNPIVNAFSQVFEEQALKEARACDREAAEGRFRGPLHGIPMGVKDLFFVEGQLCQRGSRAYKDFAPKMTAPIVQRMIDAGSIIIGKTTTTEMGWSGSGFSEFYGPTRNPWDPKLTSGGSSSGSGAALAARMVPFTLGSDGGGSVRIPAAFCGVFAMKGSLGRVPAWPWSATEMLSHAGPMSVTAKDSAFLFNIAKGPDPRDHQALPDDGADYTETRSTKSLRIGFAPSLFGFKVAPEIDRVVREAVDALTKALTIDVRSVSPDWEDPIRIFETLWVAGRGVAYGSQSDLSDFGSGFRALVEASARYDLKDYLSAAKARAEFAGRVHALFEDVDLLLLPTIPVEPFAADREAPEGFQSPSEVLAWTGWTPFTYPFNLSGNPAASLPCGLTVNGLPVGLQVVGRRHADALVMAFCQQAEDHLFKNNNPPLVVAGDKMGWGTPSKSTVEMSSWSSIEDRS; encoded by the coding sequence GTGGATTTTTCAGTTCTTTCGCTCAGCTCAGCAATTGTTTCCGGCAAGCTCACATCCGAAGCGCTCGTTCAGGAATGCCTGGCGCGCATTGCGCGGCTGAACCCCATCGTCAATGCCTTCAGCCAGGTGTTTGAAGAACAGGCCCTCAAAGAAGCGAGGGCCTGCGATCGCGAGGCAGCCGAAGGTCGGTTCCGTGGTCCTCTTCATGGTATCCCGATGGGCGTGAAGGACCTCTTCTTCGTGGAAGGGCAGCTATGCCAGCGCGGATCTCGTGCCTATAAGGATTTCGCTCCCAAGATGACGGCGCCGATCGTCCAGAGGATGATTGACGCCGGATCTATCATCATCGGCAAGACGACAACTACCGAAATGGGGTGGTCCGGTTCCGGCTTTTCCGAATTCTATGGCCCGACGCGCAATCCATGGGACCCCAAGCTCACAAGTGGTGGTTCGAGCTCGGGTTCGGGTGCTGCGCTCGCGGCCCGAATGGTTCCCTTCACATTGGGGTCCGATGGTGGCGGTTCCGTGCGCATCCCGGCAGCTTTCTGCGGTGTGTTTGCCATGAAGGGCTCGCTGGGGCGCGTTCCGGCTTGGCCCTGGAGCGCGACGGAGATGCTGTCCCACGCCGGTCCGATGAGCGTCACGGCAAAGGATAGCGCTTTCTTGTTCAATATTGCCAAGGGGCCCGATCCGCGAGACCATCAGGCGCTGCCGGACGACGGAGCAGATTACACTGAAACGCGATCGACAAAGTCCCTCCGGATTGGTTTTGCACCAAGCCTCTTCGGGTTCAAAGTCGCGCCGGAAATCGACCGGGTCGTGCGCGAAGCGGTCGATGCGCTCACCAAGGCGCTCACTATCGATGTTCGTTCGGTTTCCCCGGACTGGGAAGATCCGATCCGTATCTTCGAGACACTCTGGGTTGCCGGCCGGGGCGTCGCCTATGGGTCCCAGTCGGATCTTTCCGATTTTGGCAGCGGTTTCCGTGCGCTCGTCGAAGCGTCGGCACGCTACGATCTTAAGGATTATCTCTCGGCTGCGAAAGCGCGCGCGGAATTTGCTGGTCGCGTGCACGCACTCTTTGAGGACGTCGACCTGCTCCTCTTGCCAACCATCCCGGTCGAGCCGTTTGCGGCGGATCGGGAGGCGCCCGAAGGGTTCCAATCGCCCTCGGAAGTCCTCGCGTGGACGGGCTGGACGCCCTTTACATATCCCTTCAATCTTTCCGGCAACCCGGCAGCCTCGTTGCCTTGCGGCCTGACCGTCAACGGGTTGCCCGTTGGCCTGCAGGTCGTCGGCCGTCGCCACGCCGATGCGCTTGTCATGGCATTCTGCCAGCAGGCCGAGGACCATCTTTTCAAAAACAACAATCCTCCACTTGTCGTTGCTGGCGACAAGATGGGGTGGGGAACGCCCAGCAAATCAACTGTGGAGATGTCGTCATGGAGTTCAATAGAAGATCGCTCTTAA
- a CDS encoding ABC transporter ATP-binding protein translates to MSDPILAVSNLSVDLLRDGGKRRIVDNVDFALQPGEVLGLVGEAGSGKSVLARAMVNAIQAPLEISSGQVIFEGKDVLSLDARGLRSIRGNRIGFIGANPMGSLDPRLPIGHQIVEKLRSVRPDIGKAEAKEKVLDLLGRVHIPSPRSRFHEAPFQFSGGMMQRVMIVDALVSEPSLVIADNITQPLDVTVAAQIIRLIDSLRQSLDTAFLFISSSLPVVSQIAERTLVMQGGRIVERGKTADIAANPQQAYTRALLSRIPSIWKNVSAPEAKDGEAVLTVENATRTYSVRRRDAFNAFNEVKAVRDVSFTVKAGENFGIVGESGCGKSTLTRLLAWLEQPNAGRIAFLGKNLSSLSARSLTEMRKSFQLLLQDPYGSLPAGMSIIRMIEEPLLIHGVGRRDAEQRAQEAMREVGLHADLAERLPVGLSAGQRQRINIARALVLKPRLLILDETLSALDQVEQAELLDLFKRLQAAHGFSYIFISHDLALVRRICHRVAVMYLGRIVELADNTTLFEHPHHPYTRALLSAMPTLEENRFPGAQYLLDGEPPSPIHLPVGCSFRSRCPRAQSDCEKTDPMLVGSDGGNYAACLHRHEDEAVHVQ, encoded by the coding sequence ATGAGTGATCCAATCCTAGCTGTCTCCAATCTCTCGGTCGATCTCCTGCGGGATGGCGGCAAACGGCGCATCGTCGACAATGTGGACTTTGCGCTCCAGCCAGGCGAAGTTCTCGGCCTCGTCGGCGAAGCCGGATCGGGCAAGTCGGTGCTGGCGCGTGCCATGGTGAACGCCATTCAAGCACCGCTGGAAATCTCTTCCGGTCAGGTGATTTTTGAAGGAAAGGACGTCCTCTCCCTCGATGCGCGGGGTCTTCGGTCGATCAGAGGAAACCGCATTGGCTTCATCGGTGCAAACCCCATGGGTTCGCTTGATCCGAGGCTGCCGATCGGCCATCAGATCGTCGAGAAGCTTCGATCTGTCCGGCCTGATATCGGTAAGGCGGAAGCGAAGGAAAAAGTTCTCGATCTCCTTGGCCGGGTGCATATTCCCTCACCGCGCTCTCGCTTCCACGAGGCGCCCTTCCAATTCTCCGGCGGTATGATGCAGCGCGTGATGATTGTCGATGCGCTCGTTTCCGAGCCATCGCTTGTTATCGCCGACAATATTACGCAGCCGCTCGATGTAACGGTCGCAGCCCAGATTATCCGGCTTATCGACAGCCTCAGGCAAAGCCTCGACACGGCGTTCCTGTTTATCTCTTCGTCGTTACCGGTGGTGTCACAGATTGCCGAGCGAACGCTCGTCATGCAAGGCGGCCGCATCGTCGAACGGGGCAAGACTGCCGATATTGCTGCCAACCCGCAGCAAGCCTATACGCGCGCCCTCCTCTCGCGCATTCCATCGATCTGGAAGAACGTGTCGGCGCCGGAAGCAAAAGACGGTGAGGCTGTCCTGACCGTCGAAAATGCAACCCGAACCTATAGCGTGCGCCGGCGCGATGCGTTCAATGCCTTCAACGAAGTCAAGGCGGTTCGGGACGTGTCCTTTACCGTCAAGGCGGGTGAAAATTTTGGCATCGTCGGGGAAAGCGGTTGCGGCAAATCCACGCTTACGCGCCTGCTTGCCTGGCTCGAACAGCCAAATGCCGGTCGCATTGCGTTCCTCGGGAAGAACCTCTCGAGTCTCTCTGCTCGTTCGTTGACGGAGATGCGCAAATCGTTCCAGCTTCTGCTGCAGGACCCCTATGGATCGCTGCCGGCGGGCATGTCGATCATACGCATGATCGAGGAGCCGCTTCTGATCCACGGCGTCGGCCGGCGTGATGCCGAGCAGCGCGCGCAGGAGGCCATGCGCGAAGTCGGCCTTCATGCGGACCTCGCCGAACGATTGCCTGTGGGGCTTAGCGCCGGGCAGCGCCAGCGCATCAACATTGCTCGAGCCCTGGTGCTGAAGCCGCGCCTCTTGATCCTTGACGAGACCTTGTCGGCGCTCGACCAGGTCGAGCAGGCCGAGCTCCTCGATCTCTTCAAACGGCTCCAGGCGGCACACGGGTTTTCCTACATTTTCATATCTCACGACCTGGCGCTGGTCCGTCGTATCTGTCACCGCGTGGCGGTCATGTATCTAGGGCGCATCGTCGAACTGGCTGACAACACGACGCTTTTTGAACATCCGCACCACCCGTATACGCGGGCGCTGCTGAGCGCCATGCCGACGCTGGAGGAAAACCGTTTCCCGGGCGCGCAATATCTGCTCGATGGCGAGCCCCCGAGCCCCATTCATCTTCCGGTCGGCTGCTCGTTCCGTTCGCGCTGCCCGCGCGCGCAGAGCGACTGCGAAAAGACCGATCCGATGCTTGTGGGTTCTGATGGCGGGAATTACGCAGCCTGCCTGCATCGGCATGAGGACGAGGCGGTCCATGTCCAGTGA
- a CDS encoding ethanolamine ammonia-lyase subunit EutB, protein MGCLIPTSGDKMYSIILGRERHVFADLKSVMACASPLKSGDVLAGVAASSNERRVAARCLLADMPLKTFLEDLLIPYEVDEVSRLIIDRHDPIAFAPVSHMTVGEFRNWLLSYDATTERLAALATGLTPEMVAAVSKIMRNHDLITVAGKCNVVTAFRSTIGLPGRLSSRLQPNHPTDDPEGVAGSTLDGLLYGIGDAVIGINPATDNLDACTRLMVLFDRLRERFEIPTQSCVLTHVTTSIKAIEAGAPLDLVFQSIAGTEAANNGFGVDLAVLREGNDAALSMKRGSVGNNVMYLETGQGSALSADAHHGVDEQTVEVRAYAVARELRPLLVNTVVGFIGPEYLFDAKQIIRAGLEDHFCGKLLGVPMGVDVCYTNHAEADQDDMDNLMVLLTVAGVSFMIAVPGADDVMLNYQSLSYHDIVGLRHQFNRPPAPEFEAWLNRMGMLDHSGRLAPASASGQFSRNLLSYGVSA, encoded by the coding sequence ATGGGCTGCCTGATACCCACGAGCGGAGATAAAATGTATTCGATCATACTTGGACGCGAGCGCCATGTCTTCGCCGACCTGAAATCGGTCATGGCCTGTGCCTCGCCACTCAAGTCAGGCGATGTGCTTGCGGGGGTTGCAGCGTCAAGCAACGAGCGGCGGGTCGCTGCCCGCTGCCTGCTTGCCGACATGCCGCTCAAGACATTCCTGGAGGATCTGTTGATCCCCTACGAAGTCGACGAGGTCAGCCGGTTGATCATCGATCGCCACGACCCAATTGCCTTCGCGCCAGTTTCACATATGACGGTCGGCGAGTTTCGCAATTGGCTTCTCTCCTACGACGCGACAACCGAAAGGCTGGCAGCACTTGCGACGGGCCTCACGCCGGAAATGGTCGCGGCGGTCTCCAAGATCATGCGCAATCACGATCTGATCACCGTTGCCGGTAAATGTAACGTGGTCACTGCCTTCCGCTCCACCATCGGCCTGCCGGGCAGGCTGTCGAGCCGGCTCCAGCCCAACCACCCGACCGACGATCCAGAAGGCGTCGCCGGTTCGACACTCGACGGCCTTCTCTACGGAATCGGCGATGCGGTGATCGGCATAAATCCCGCCACCGACAACCTCGATGCCTGCACCAGGTTGATGGTCCTTTTCGACCGGCTGCGCGAGCGGTTCGAGATTCCCACCCAATCCTGCGTGCTGACTCATGTCACCACTTCCATCAAGGCGATCGAGGCCGGGGCGCCGCTCGATCTTGTGTTCCAGTCGATTGCCGGCACTGAGGCTGCCAACAATGGTTTCGGCGTCGATCTCGCCGTTCTCAGGGAAGGCAATGACGCCGCGCTGTCGATGAAGCGCGGCAGCGTCGGAAACAACGTGATGTATCTGGAGACCGGTCAGGGCAGCGCTCTTTCGGCAGATGCACATCACGGCGTGGATGAACAGACGGTCGAGGTGCGGGCTTACGCAGTCGCACGTGAACTCCGCCCGCTGCTCGTCAACACCGTGGTCGGTTTCATCGGACCGGAATATCTGTTCGACGCCAAACAGATCATTCGCGCCGGGCTAGAGGATCATTTCTGCGGAAAACTGCTCGGTGTGCCGATGGGGGTCGATGTCTGCTATACCAACCATGCCGAGGCAGACCAGGACGACATGGACAATCTGATGGTGCTATTGACTGTCGCGGGCGTCAGTTTCATGATTGCCGTGCCCGGCGCTGATGACGTCATGCTTAACTACCAGAGCCTGTCTTATCACGATATTGTCGGCCTCAGGCATCAGTTCAATCGTCCGCCGGCGCCCGAATTTGAGGCTTGGCTCAATCGCATGGGCATGCTTGATCACTCGGGCCGGCTGGCGCCCGCCAGCGCCTCGGGCCAATTCTCTCGCAATCTCTTGAGCTACGGGGTGTCCGCATGA